TGAAaactattaatgtttttattaggATTGCATCGGTGCGATTGATGGCACACATGTGATGGCGGTTGTACCTACTGAGAAGTCCATTCCGTACTTTGGAAGAAAGGGATATCCAACCCAAAATGTGATGGCTGCATGTGACTTTGATATGTTATTCACATTTGTTTTGCCTGGATGGGAAGGTGCAGCACACAACACCTCTATTTTTCTTGATACTATTCGTAAACAAAGTAACAACTTTCCGCACCCACCACCAGGTTTGTGCCATGGTTAATCAATTCTTCATTATAATGAcatattgtgtgtgtgttaatacaattgaattttcttttctaggAAAATATTATGTAGTTGATTCTGGATACCCAATGATGAAAGGCTATTTGGCACCATACAAGGGGATATCATACCATCTTCAGGAATTTCGAAGGAGAGGTGGAAGCCCTAGAACTAGACATGAAAAATTTAATCATGCTCACTCATCTCTTCGATGTACGATTGAGCGCACTTTTGGTGTGTGGAAGAATAAATGGAGAATTATCATAAACATGCCATCTTTTCCATTCCATATCCAAATACTTATTGTATCTGCTACTATGGCTCTTCATAATTTTGTTAGACTAAATGATAGGGATGATATGGGCTTTATAAACGCCACTCAAGATTCAATTTCTAGAAGAGAACATAATAGTGAAGCAGGTAGCAGTTATGAGCAGAATTCAGGAACTTTAACAGACCCTGCGATGGTGGTTCTTCGTGATTCCATTGCTAATTCCATTTGGGAGGATAATAATTAGTagttgtcttttcttttttttaatattatgtagtacaatttaaacttgggttattggtatgtattttatcatatttttttacatttttatgtagtacaatttaatCTTGGATTATTGGtgtatattttatctttttacatttttattttgtgcttcatgatgatgaaaattatttagatttaataaTATTGATAAGAAGTCAATAAtggtaataacaaataattatgacactaaaaaagaaaaattacctaaacattattaaaataataccaattatatatattattattattttttttagtaagtatatgaaatagttgatttaagtatgaaataaactccttatatatacattgtcctttttggtaatttaccctTCAAACTGCAACTTTTatagtgctagccaaacactcagctttttcaaaaagcactttttaacagtttttaccaaacactcagctttttgaaaaatcactttttcattatgcactttttgaaaactcaactttttaaaaaagttcAACTTTTGAAAGtcgaaccaaactcaccctataTTGGATCTGcctaagggtgagtttggttcagttttttgaaaaaagtgcataatgaaaaagttgagttttcaaaaagtgcataatgaaaaagcgttttttcaaaaagctgagtatttggtaaaagttgttaaaaagtgctttttgaaaaagctgagtgtttggctagcacttataaaagtgacaGTTTGAaaggtaaattaccaaaaa
This DNA window, taken from Quercus robur chromosome 2, dhQueRobu3.1, whole genome shotgun sequence, encodes the following:
- the LOC126715331 gene encoding protein ALP1-like, which gives rise to MAVVPTEKSIPYFGRKGYPTQNVMAACDFDMLFTFVLPGWEGAAHNTSIFLDTIRKQSNNFPHPPPGKYYVVDSGYPMMKGYLAPYKGISYHLQEFRRRGGSPRTRHEKFNHAHSSLRCTIERTFGVWKNKWRIIINMPSFPFHIQILIVSATMALHNFVRLNDRDDMGFINATQDSISRREHNSEAGSSYEQNSGTLTDPAMVVLRDSIANSIWEDNN